In one window of Zhihengliuella sp. ISTPL4 DNA:
- a CDS encoding TerC family protein: protein MEITPLIWVITIAVTIAFFVYEFFAHVRKPHEPSIGESARWSIFYISLALLFGVGIGMVSGWTYGGEYFAGYLTEKALSIDNLFVFLIVMTGFAVPKIYQQKVLMIGIVIALILRGVFIAVGATLIENFSWIFYVFGALLLFLAYRQAFSNHESNPANGRFMTFVRRHLPVSEEYNGDRLTVVQKGKRYVTPMLLTIIAIGFIDLVFAVDSIPAIYGLTDQAYIVFTANAFALMGLRQLYFLIGGLLERLVYLAQGLAVILAFIGVKLVLHALHVNELPFINGGEPMLWAPEIPIWFSLLFIAATIAVATVASLMKTRRHRNAVSSSTDSTPTIDKEHS, encoded by the coding sequence TTGGAAATCACCCCCTTGATCTGGGTCATCACGATCGCGGTCACCATCGCGTTCTTCGTGTACGAGTTCTTCGCGCACGTCCGCAAGCCGCACGAGCCGAGCATCGGCGAGTCCGCACGCTGGTCGATCTTCTACATCAGCCTCGCGCTGCTCTTCGGCGTGGGCATCGGCATGGTGTCCGGCTGGACCTACGGCGGCGAGTACTTCGCCGGCTACCTCACGGAGAAGGCGCTGTCGATCGACAACCTCTTCGTGTTCCTCATCGTGATGACGGGCTTCGCGGTGCCGAAGATCTATCAGCAGAAGGTGCTGATGATCGGCATCGTGATCGCGCTGATCCTCCGCGGTGTCTTCATCGCTGTCGGTGCGACCCTCATCGAGAACTTCTCCTGGATCTTCTACGTCTTCGGTGCGCTGCTGCTGTTCCTCGCGTACCGCCAGGCCTTCAGCAATCACGAGAGCAACCCCGCGAACGGCCGCTTCATGACCTTCGTCCGTCGCCACCTCCCCGTCAGCGAGGAGTACAACGGCGACAGGCTCACGGTCGTCCAGAAGGGCAAGCGCTACGTCACGCCGATGCTGCTGACGATCATCGCGATCGGCTTCATCGACCTCGTCTTCGCCGTCGACTCGATCCCCGCCATCTACGGCCTCACCGACCAGGCGTACATCGTCTTCACCGCGAACGCGTTCGCTCTGATGGGTCTGCGTCAGCTGTACTTCCTCATCGGCGGGCTGCTGGAGCGCCTGGTGTACCTGGCTCAGGGCCTCGCGGTCATCCTCGCGTTCATCGGCGTGAAGCTCGTGCTGCACGCCCTGCACGTCAACGAGCTGCCGTTCATCAACGGTGGTGAGCCGATGCTGTGGGCGCCCGAGATCCCGATCTGGTTCTCGCTGCTCTTCATCGCCGCGACCATCGCGGTCGCCACCGTCGCGAGCCTGATGAAGACGCGCCGGCACCGCAACGCCGTCTCTTCCTCGACCGATTCCACCCCCACCATCGACAAGGAGCACTCTTGA
- a CDS encoding NADP-dependent oxidoreductase has translation MSHATSTQIQLARRPEGWPTHDDFRTVEVELSDPAPGEVRVANEFVSVDPYMRGRMNDVRSYVAPYALDEVIAGGAIGRVVASAADDLPVGTVVLHQHGWSDVVQADASTFRAVPEVPGMPLSLRLHILGMTGLTAYVGLTAIAGLAPGDTVFVSGAAGAVGTAVGQIAKLLGAGRVIGSAGSPEKVALLTEKYGYDAAFNYKDGPVREQLATLVPEGVDVFFDNVGGDHLEAALDVMNDGGRIALCGAITSYNSTERVPGPDNMANIITRGLRLQGFTLANYLHLSPEFTERMTRWFAEGRIAYDETIVDGIENTVDAFLDMMRGANTGKMLVRVAPSA, from the coding sequence ATGTCCCACGCCACCAGCACCCAGATCCAGCTCGCCCGCCGCCCCGAGGGGTGGCCGACCCACGACGACTTCCGCACCGTCGAGGTCGAGCTGAGCGATCCGGCGCCGGGAGAGGTGCGCGTGGCGAACGAATTCGTCTCCGTCGACCCCTACATGCGCGGGCGGATGAACGACGTCCGCAGCTATGTCGCCCCCTATGCCCTCGACGAGGTCATCGCGGGCGGCGCCATCGGCCGGGTCGTCGCCTCTGCCGCGGACGACCTCCCCGTCGGCACCGTCGTGCTGCACCAGCACGGCTGGAGCGATGTCGTGCAGGCGGACGCGTCGACCTTCCGCGCCGTTCCCGAGGTGCCCGGCATGCCGCTGTCGCTGCGCCTGCACATCCTCGGCATGACCGGCCTCACCGCCTACGTCGGCCTCACCGCGATCGCCGGACTCGCCCCGGGCGACACCGTCTTCGTCTCCGGCGCCGCCGGTGCCGTCGGCACGGCTGTCGGTCAGATCGCCAAGCTCCTCGGCGCGGGCCGCGTGATCGGCTCGGCGGGCTCGCCGGAGAAGGTCGCTCTGCTGACCGAGAAGTACGGCTACGACGCGGCGTTCAACTACAAGGACGGCCCGGTGCGCGAGCAGCTCGCCACCCTCGTGCCCGAGGGCGTGGACGTGTTCTTCGACAACGTCGGCGGCGACCACCTCGAAGCCGCGCTCGACGTGATGAACGACGGTGGCCGGATCGCACTGTGCGGCGCCATCACGAGCTACAACTCGACCGAGCGCGTGCCCGGGCCCGACAACATGGCGAACATCATCACGCGCGGGCTCCGTCTCCAGGGCTTCACCCTGGCGAACTACCTGCACCTGTCGCCGGAGTTCACCGAGAGGATGACCCGCTGGTTCGCGGAAGGGCGGATCGCCTACGACGAGACCATCGTCGACGGGATCGAGAACACGGTCGACGCGTTCCTCGACATGATGCGCGGAGCGAACACGGGGAAGATGCTCGTGCGGGTCGCGCCCTCCGCCTGA
- the aspS gene encoding aspartate--tRNA(Asn) ligase, producing the protein MRSPDPARTLAAELAEAVPGRRVTLLGHVHRRRELATVAFLIIRDRSGLAQVVVRAAEFPTDGLPPEETVVRVTGTVAANPQAPGGVEIVDPQIESLSEPAAPPVVELWRPTLETSLPTLLDHAAVTWRHPARRATCQIAAASVRAFRRVLDAADFTEVQTPKIVDTVTESGANVFPVDYFGTTGYLAQSPQFYKQQLVGVFERVYEVGPVFRAEPHDTVRHLSEYVSLDVELGFIRDHRDVLHLLGAVLRGMLDGIRTDAADELALLDVTLPVIPEDIPVVHFRDALRLVGAPADEPDLSPAHERALGAWAKEEFDSDVLAVEGYPMRKRPFYTHPQPDDAEGSNSFDLLFRGLELVTGGQRLHRHSEVVAAIEARGEAPSAYAGYLEAFAHGMPPHGGFAIGLERWVGRLVEAANVREVTLFPRDVHRLTP; encoded by the coding sequence ATGAGATCACCCGACCCCGCCCGCACTCTCGCCGCGGAGCTCGCCGAGGCCGTTCCCGGCCGCCGTGTCACCCTGCTCGGTCACGTCCATCGCCGGAGGGAACTCGCCACCGTCGCCTTCCTGATCATCCGCGACCGTTCGGGCCTCGCACAGGTCGTCGTCCGTGCCGCGGAGTTTCCGACGGACGGCCTCCCTCCCGAGGAGACGGTGGTCCGCGTGACGGGGACCGTCGCCGCAAACCCGCAGGCCCCCGGCGGCGTCGAGATCGTCGACCCGCAGATCGAGAGCCTGTCGGAGCCGGCCGCACCGCCGGTCGTGGAGCTGTGGCGCCCGACGCTCGAGACGAGCCTGCCGACGCTGCTCGACCACGCCGCGGTGACCTGGCGCCACCCCGCGCGCCGCGCGACCTGTCAGATCGCCGCGGCGAGCGTGCGCGCGTTCCGCCGGGTGCTCGACGCCGCGGACTTCACCGAGGTGCAGACCCCGAAGATCGTCGACACCGTGACGGAGTCGGGGGCGAACGTGTTCCCCGTCGACTACTTCGGCACCACCGGGTACCTCGCGCAGAGCCCGCAGTTCTACAAGCAGCAGCTCGTCGGCGTGTTCGAGCGGGTCTACGAGGTGGGGCCGGTCTTCCGAGCCGAGCCCCATGACACCGTGCGGCATCTGTCGGAGTACGTGTCGCTGGACGTCGAGCTCGGGTTCATCCGCGACCACCGCGACGTCCTGCACCTCCTCGGCGCCGTGCTGCGCGGCATGCTCGACGGCATCCGCACCGACGCGGCGGACGAGCTCGCGCTGCTCGACGTGACGCTCCCCGTCATCCCCGAGGACATCCCCGTCGTGCACTTCCGCGACGCACTGCGCCTTGTCGGCGCTCCGGCCGACGAGCCTGACCTCTCCCCGGCGCACGAGCGGGCGCTCGGGGCGTGGGCGAAGGAGGAGTTCGACAGCGACGTGCTGGCCGTCGAGGGCTACCCGATGCGCAAACGCCCGTTCTACACGCATCCGCAGCCCGACGACGCGGAGGGGAGCAACAGCTTCGACCTCCTGTTCCGCGGTCTGGAGCTCGTGACCGGCGGGCAGCGGCTGCATCGGCACAGCGAGGTCGTCGCCGCGATCGAGGCTCGCGGTGAAGCGCCCTCGGCGTACGCCGGCTACCTGGAGGCGTTCGCGCACGGGATGCCTCCGCACGGCGGCTTCGCGATCGGGCTGGAGCGCTGGGTCGGCCGGCTGGTCGAGGCGGCCAACGTGCGTGAGGTGACGCTGTTCCCGCGCGACGTCCATCGCCTCACGCCGTAG
- a CDS encoding arginase family protein, with protein MITLLSAPSNLGLRPPEPGSVPGSAKAPEAFREAGLFRRFTDRGASDGGIVLAGRYVDDDATRPAGRVRNEAAFVDHSLRLASRIGEVLDAGGAPLVIGGDCGILVAAGIAVKRRGGAGLVHIDGHTDFRHPGNSDECASVAGEALAAAVGEHWPAIADIDDLAPYFSPARTAHIGHRADDEEQAEVRGLLARVTPAADVLARGADAVAAETAASAGGRYWLQLDVDVLDPSVMPAVDSPDPGGLDAAELTALLRALAPQAIGASITVFDPDLDPDGRYARLLTEILSDGLRELGSGARA; from the coding sequence ATGATCACACTGCTGTCGGCCCCCAGCAACCTCGGCCTGCGCCCACCGGAGCCCGGCAGCGTGCCCGGCTCCGCGAAGGCGCCGGAGGCGTTCCGGGAGGCGGGGCTGTTCCGGCGCTTCACCGACCGGGGCGCGAGCGACGGCGGCATCGTCCTGGCCGGGCGCTACGTGGACGACGACGCCACGCGGCCCGCCGGCCGAGTACGCAACGAGGCCGCATTCGTCGACCACTCCCTCCGCCTGGCTTCGCGTATCGGCGAGGTCCTCGACGCAGGGGGCGCTCCGCTTGTGATCGGCGGCGACTGCGGCATCCTCGTCGCCGCCGGGATCGCGGTGAAGCGCCGCGGCGGCGCGGGCCTCGTGCACATCGACGGACACACCGACTTCCGCCACCCCGGCAACAGCGACGAGTGCGCGAGCGTGGCCGGCGAAGCACTGGCGGCCGCGGTCGGCGAGCACTGGCCGGCGATCGCCGATATCGACGACCTCGCGCCGTACTTCTCCCCCGCCCGCACGGCTCACATCGGGCACCGCGCCGACGACGAGGAGCAGGCGGAGGTCCGCGGCCTCCTCGCGCGCGTCACGCCGGCGGCCGACGTGCTGGCGCGGGGAGCCGACGCGGTCGCCGCCGAGACCGCCGCGTCCGCCGGCGGCCGCTACTGGCTGCAGCTGGACGTCGATGTGCTCGACCCGTCGGTGATGCCCGCCGTCGACAGCCCGGACCCGGGCGGTCTCGACGCGGCCGAGCTCACGGCTCTCCTGCGCGCCCTCGCCCCACAGGCGATCGGCGCGAGCATCACCGTGTTCGATCCTGACCTCGATCCAGACGGGCGCTACGCGCGGCTCCTCACCGAGATCCTCAGCGACGGACTGCGCGAGCTGGGCAGCGGGGCGCGCGCCTGA
- a CDS encoding response regulator transcription factor, whose protein sequence is MIRVLLADDEGMIRSALAALLRLEADIDVVAECADGEQAVVEALRLKPDVCLLDLEMPGLDGVQVAEKLNRAIATRCIVVTRHARPGVLRRALASGVSGFLPKSRGADELAAIIRRVAAGARYVDPEIAADALSDERSPLTDRELDVLRAGRRGETTGQIARALALAPGTVRNHISVILGKLSVATRQQAVLIAEERGWI, encoded by the coding sequence ATGATCCGTGTTCTGCTCGCGGATGACGAGGGCATGATCCGCTCCGCGCTCGCCGCGCTGCTGCGCCTCGAGGCCGATATCGACGTCGTCGCCGAGTGCGCGGACGGCGAGCAGGCCGTCGTCGAGGCTCTTCGGTTGAAGCCGGACGTCTGCCTGCTCGACCTGGAGATGCCGGGCCTGGACGGCGTGCAGGTCGCGGAGAAACTGAACCGTGCCATCGCCACCCGGTGTATCGTCGTCACCCGCCATGCGCGGCCCGGTGTGCTCCGACGCGCGCTCGCCTCCGGGGTCTCGGGATTCCTCCCCAAGTCGCGAGGCGCGGACGAGCTCGCCGCGATCATCCGTCGCGTCGCGGCCGGCGCCCGGTACGTCGATCCGGAGATCGCGGCGGATGCGCTGAGCGATGAGCGCTCGCCGCTTACCGACCGTGAACTGGATGTGCTTCGCGCCGGGCGACGAGGAGAGACGACGGGACAGATCGCTCGGGCTCTGGCGCTGGCACCGGGCACGGTACGCAATCACATCTCCGTCATCCTCGGGAAGCTCTCGGTGGCGACTCGTCAGCAGGCGGTGCTGATCGCCGAGGAGCGCGGCTGGATCTGA
- a CDS encoding DUF1304 domain-containing protein, with the protein MIIAGLVLAGIAALVHVYIFWLESFAWTSARARRTFGTGTAEEAARQKELAFNQGFYNLFLAIAVLLGIVLFATGATAVGATLVFTGAGSMVAASLVLLLSSPDKASAAVKQGVIPALGVIALAIGLLV; encoded by the coding sequence ATGATCATTGCCGGACTCGTGCTCGCAGGCATCGCCGCGCTCGTGCACGTCTACATCTTCTGGCTGGAGTCGTTCGCCTGGACCAGCGCGCGCGCTCGCCGCACGTTCGGCACCGGCACGGCCGAGGAGGCCGCACGACAGAAGGAGCTCGCGTTCAACCAGGGCTTCTACAACCTGTTCCTCGCGATCGCCGTCCTCCTCGGCATCGTCCTCTTCGCCACGGGAGCGACGGCCGTCGGCGCGACCCTCGTCTTCACCGGCGCCGGATCGATGGTCGCCGCGAGCCTCGTGCTGCTGCTGTCGAGCCCTGACAAGGCGTCCGCCGCCGTGAAGCAGGGCGTCATCCCGGCGCTCGGCGTCATCGCGCTCGCCATCGGCCTCCTCGTCTGA
- a CDS encoding sensor histidine kinase, which produces MSSPSPAPSDPGPGARQLARGITATWWYTVTAVLFIELMLVGAWTGIAVALDLSGMALVVVGVGGIAWTASTLPLLIDYRHRVDAGPGVAWPRLLVPVLVALGYGAGAGALVGSWQLAAMPVVQVLVLLSWPRGIRVRVVVVATVVLVALALVDSAMAFAAGVPWWVPVIYGAMLPGMTVSSLWWWDVLVTLDRARASEARLAATQERLRVATDVHDLQGHHLQVIALQLELAERLLPTDPGAGMEQLRAARASVDDARQGTRDLATRFRSVPLGDELANARDLLEAAGLTVDARIHPDADAAPAADLGPVIRETTTNVLRHGRGGHARLVLDRTADAWRYEVANDADPASEDGAGGSGLDGVRRRIGEAGGTFEQRRVADEFLVTVTVPAEAAR; this is translated from the coding sequence GTGAGCAGTCCTTCCCCCGCCCCCTCCGATCCCGGTCCCGGTGCCCGCCAGCTCGCGCGCGGCATCACCGCCACCTGGTGGTACACGGTGACGGCTGTCCTCTTCATCGAGCTCATGCTGGTCGGGGCGTGGACCGGCATCGCGGTGGCCCTCGACCTCTCCGGCATGGCACTCGTCGTCGTGGGCGTCGGCGGCATCGCCTGGACCGCGTCCACCCTTCCGCTGCTGATCGACTACCGTCATCGTGTCGACGCCGGGCCGGGAGTGGCGTGGCCTCGACTTCTTGTGCCGGTCCTGGTGGCTCTGGGGTACGGCGCGGGCGCGGGCGCGCTGGTCGGCTCCTGGCAGCTCGCTGCGATGCCGGTGGTGCAGGTCCTCGTGCTGTTGAGCTGGCCACGGGGGATCCGCGTGCGCGTCGTCGTGGTCGCGACGGTCGTCCTCGTCGCTCTCGCCCTGGTCGACTCGGCCATGGCCTTCGCCGCCGGCGTCCCGTGGTGGGTCCCCGTGATTTACGGAGCCATGCTGCCCGGGATGACCGTGAGCTCGCTGTGGTGGTGGGACGTGCTCGTGACCCTCGACCGGGCGCGCGCCTCGGAGGCGCGACTGGCGGCGACGCAGGAGCGCCTGCGCGTGGCCACGGACGTCCATGACCTGCAGGGCCATCACCTTCAGGTGATCGCGCTGCAACTTGAACTGGCGGAGCGCCTGCTCCCCACAGACCCGGGCGCCGGAATGGAGCAGCTCCGTGCGGCGCGGGCGAGCGTGGACGACGCGCGACAGGGCACCAGAGACCTCGCCACCCGCTTCCGGTCGGTGCCCCTCGGTGACGAGCTGGCAAACGCCCGAGATCTGCTCGAGGCGGCCGGACTCACGGTGGACGCCCGGATCCACCCGGACGCGGATGCAGCACCCGCGGCCGACCTCGGCCCGGTGATCCGGGAGACGACCACGAATGTCCTGCGGCACGGACGCGGCGGTCACGCCCGTCTGGTCCTCGATCGGACGGCGGACGCCTGGCGGTACGAGGTCGCCAACGACGCGGACCCCGCGTCCGAGGACGGGGCGGGTGGCTCTGGACTCGACGGCGTCCGCCGCCGGATCGGCGAGGCGGGTGGCACGTTCGAGCAGCGCCGGGTTGCCGACGAGTTCCTCGTGACGGTGACCGTACCGGCGGAGGCCGCGCGATGA
- a CDS encoding TetR/AcrR family transcriptional regulator, with product MGRIQTFDTAEAVRAARGVFWERGFESAPLPELERATGLSRSSIYHAFGSKRGLFDAAVESYLDEVIRPRLAPLTGETVAPEALDTYLGGLRAALLTAGSLPATSGCLLVNTAAAPIGTDDAVARVVASYRAELREAFGRGVRAAHPELAGTDVDTLADACTGLVVSAFALVRVAPDAAASAIDAALALLADRSRRG from the coding sequence ATGGGGCGCATACAGACCTTCGACACCGCGGAAGCGGTCCGCGCGGCACGCGGCGTGTTCTGGGAGCGCGGCTTCGAGAGCGCGCCGCTGCCGGAGCTCGAGCGCGCGACCGGCCTCAGCCGCTCCAGCATCTATCACGCCTTCGGTTCCAAACGCGGACTCTTCGACGCCGCCGTCGAGAGCTACCTGGACGAGGTCATCCGCCCGCGCCTCGCCCCGTTGACGGGCGAGACCGTGGCGCCGGAGGCCCTGGACACCTATCTCGGCGGACTCCGTGCGGCGCTGCTGACCGCGGGGAGCCTCCCGGCGACGAGCGGCTGCCTGCTGGTCAACACCGCCGCCGCCCCCATCGGCACCGACGACGCGGTCGCCCGAGTCGTGGCGTCCTATCGCGCGGAGCTCCGAGAGGCGTTCGGCCGCGGCGTCCGGGCCGCTCACCCCGAGCTCGCGGGAACGGACGTCGACACCCTGGCGGACGCCTGCACGGGACTCGTGGTCTCCGCCTTCGCCCTCGTCCGCGTGGCCCCCGACGCCGCGGCGAGCGCGATCGACGCGGCGCTCGCCCTCCTCGCCGACCGGAGCCGCCGCGGCTGA
- a CDS encoding GntR family transcriptional regulator yields MSDEAFVRLQDAIISGELQPGERLRDYELAERLGTSKTPIRHALDRLADNGLVEMQRNRYTRVAPIDLERVRNAVDLFGDIWIGSVRHVMPVIQDDDVAYLVELADDMAASVQARDIIAFGAALRSAATGFARIEGNATRANSIERLGPQIRRFTQHAKDAVDWSAVEEFVGAIREATSERDAVKTRAVLVTFFDETLPAIIDRAEQSGLAEITE; encoded by the coding sequence ATGAGCGACGAGGCTTTCGTGCGCCTGCAGGATGCGATCATCAGCGGCGAACTCCAGCCCGGCGAGCGCCTGCGCGACTACGAGCTCGCCGAACGCCTCGGCACCTCGAAGACGCCGATCCGTCATGCCCTCGACCGCCTGGCCGACAACGGCCTCGTGGAGATGCAGCGCAACCGGTACACCCGCGTGGCCCCGATCGATCTGGAGCGCGTGCGGAACGCGGTCGACCTGTTCGGCGACATCTGGATCGGCTCGGTCCGTCACGTCATGCCGGTGATCCAGGACGACGATGTGGCCTATCTCGTCGAGCTGGCCGACGACATGGCGGCGTCGGTGCAGGCGCGGGACATCATCGCGTTCGGCGCGGCGCTCCGCAGCGCGGCGACGGGTTTCGCCCGGATCGAGGGCAACGCCACGCGCGCCAACTCCATCGAGCGCCTCGGGCCGCAGATCCGTCGCTTCACCCAGCACGCGAAGGACGCCGTCGACTGGTCCGCCGTCGAGGAGTTCGTCGGCGCGATCCGCGAGGCGACGTCCGAGCGCGACGCGGTCAAGACCCGCGCCGTGCTGGTGACCTTCTTCGACGAGACGCTCCCGGCCATCATCGACAGGGCCGAGCAGTCGGGGCTGGCCGAGATCACGGAGTGA
- a CDS encoding hemolysin family protein, whose protein sequence is MGDLLWNIALVLLFVLIGGVFAATEMALVTLRESQLNAIAARGRRGAKVAALARNPNTFLSAVQIGVTVAGFASAAYGATSIAPSVTPLLEGWGVAPPLAMTLATIVLTLIIAYLSLVLGELVPKRLAIQRNAQFAYAVAPALNGFATVMRPVIWLLSVSTNALVRVLGGDPHKTSDELTDEEVRDIVATHQGLPDDERRILDDVLSLRGRQVSEVMRPRPEVVALDEAATVGAAMEQVRELPFSRYPVSQTSIDDITGFVHVRDLFEAAAHDPERPLQGFVRDIPYIPSTARVLPTLTRMRAEGHHIAVVVDEYGGTDGLVTLEDLVEEVVGEIFDEYDAEVFISADDGLDGRLNLQDFEEATGLAMPRGSSDTIAGFVTEQLGRLAVVGDTVEVPGATIQVAEVDRRRIARVRVSMHTDPGAERGVED, encoded by the coding sequence ATGGGCGATCTGCTCTGGAACATCGCCCTCGTCCTGCTCTTCGTGCTGATCGGCGGTGTCTTCGCTGCGACGGAGATGGCCCTGGTCACGCTGCGTGAGAGCCAGCTCAACGCGATCGCCGCTCGCGGCCGTCGCGGAGCGAAGGTCGCCGCCCTGGCCCGCAACCCCAACACCTTCCTCTCGGCGGTGCAGATCGGCGTGACCGTGGCGGGCTTCGCGTCCGCCGCCTACGGAGCGACCTCGATCGCGCCGTCCGTCACGCCGCTGCTGGAGGGCTGGGGTGTCGCGCCTCCGCTCGCGATGACGCTCGCCACGATCGTGCTGACGCTGATCATCGCGTACCTGTCGCTCGTGCTCGGTGAGCTCGTGCCGAAGCGGCTCGCGATCCAGCGCAACGCGCAGTTCGCGTACGCCGTGGCGCCGGCGCTGAACGGCTTCGCGACCGTCATGCGCCCGGTGATCTGGCTGCTGTCGGTCTCGACGAACGCCCTCGTCCGCGTGCTCGGCGGCGACCCGCACAAGACGAGCGACGAGCTCACCGACGAGGAGGTGCGCGACATCGTGGCGACCCACCAGGGCCTGCCCGACGACGAGCGCCGCATCCTCGACGACGTGCTCTCCCTGCGCGGACGCCAGGTGAGCGAGGTCATGCGCCCGCGTCCCGAGGTCGTGGCGCTCGACGAAGCGGCGACCGTGGGGGCGGCGATGGAGCAGGTCCGCGAGCTGCCCTTCTCCCGGTACCCCGTGTCCCAGACGTCGATCGACGACATCACCGGCTTCGTGCACGTGCGCGACCTCTTCGAGGCCGCGGCCCACGATCCGGAGCGTCCGCTGCAGGGGTTCGTCCGCGACATCCCCTACATCCCGTCCACCGCGCGGGTGCTGCCCACCCTGACCCGCATGCGGGCGGAGGGGCACCACATCGCGGTCGTCGTGGACGAGTACGGCGGCACCGATGGTCTCGTCACGCTGGAGGACCTCGTGGAGGAGGTCGTCGGCGAGATCTTCGACGAGTACGACGCCGAGGTCTTCATCTCCGCCGACGACGGCTTGGACGGGCGCCTCAACCTGCAGGACTTCGAGGAGGCGACGGGGCTCGCGATGCCCCGGGGGTCTTCCGACACGATCGCGGGATTCGTCACCGAGCAGCTCGGCCGGCTCGCCGTGGTCGGCGACACCGTCGAGGTGCCGGGCGCGACCATCCAGGTGGCCGAGGTCGACAGACGGCGCATCGCGCGGGTGCGGGTCTCGATGCACACCGATCCGGGTGCCGAGCGGGGCGTCGAAGACTGA
- a CDS encoding small multidrug efflux protein, translating to MNLIETFQNLVAQVPDLVQPLIVALAGAVPFVEGEGAASIGILGGIPPVVAAIAAMVGNFLCVAILVLASAGARRAIVDRSRAKQPVTVGGGTSLEAEGTPVDTGHGSARREKFQRAFERYGVPGVSLLGPLLLPTHFTATMLAASGIGKGRILVWQAVAIVGWTTVIAVIVGSAVYAIR from the coding sequence ATGAACCTCATCGAGACCTTCCAGAACCTCGTCGCCCAGGTCCCCGACCTCGTCCAGCCGCTCATCGTGGCCCTCGCCGGCGCCGTCCCCTTCGTCGAGGGCGAGGGTGCCGCGAGCATCGGCATCCTCGGCGGCATCCCGCCCGTGGTCGCGGCGATCGCCGCGATGGTGGGCAACTTCCTCTGCGTCGCGATCCTCGTGCTCGCCAGCGCCGGCGCCCGCCGAGCCATCGTGGACCGCTCGCGGGCGAAGCAGCCGGTGACGGTGGGCGGCGGGACGAGCCTGGAGGCCGAAGGAACCCCCGTGGACACCGGACACGGTTCCGCACGCCGCGAGAAGTTCCAGCGCGCGTTCGAGCGCTACGGCGTCCCCGGCGTGAGCCTGCTCGGACCGCTGCTGCTGCCGACGCACTTCACCGCCACCATGCTGGCCGCGTCCGGCATCGGCAAGGGGCGCATCCTCGTGTGGCAGGCCGTCGCCATCGTCGGCTGGACGACGGTCATCGCGGTGATCGTCGGCAGCGCCGTCTACGCCATCCGCTGA
- the erm gene encoding 23S ribosomal RNA methyltransferase Erm: protein MPRSTHGGRHELGQNFLTHRPTLARITTLVARTSGSILELGCGDGALTRSLARLNRPLTAIDIDEHRVQRLRRTLPGVQVEVADATRHPLDAEVVVGNIPFHVTTPILRRLLTSGQWREAVLLTQWEVARKRAGVGGGTMMTAQSAPWFTFSLESRVPAWAFSPQPSVDGGVLSVARRGSPLVPVSERRPYEAFVRAVFTGRGSSLTAVVASAAQIPSSRARRAVADAGADGRRLARDLRPEHWAALWQHVSRR from the coding sequence ATGCCTCGTTCAACCCATGGCGGCCGTCACGAACTCGGCCAGAACTTCCTCACCCACCGTCCGACGCTGGCTCGCATCACCACCCTCGTCGCGCGGACGTCCGGCTCCATCCTGGAACTCGGATGCGGGGACGGCGCGCTCACGCGCTCCCTCGCCCGGCTGAACCGACCGCTGACGGCGATCGATATCGACGAGCACCGTGTGCAGCGGTTGCGCCGGACGCTGCCCGGCGTGCAGGTCGAGGTCGCCGACGCCACACGCCATCCTCTGGACGCGGAGGTCGTCGTCGGCAACATCCCCTTTCACGTGACCACCCCGATCCTGCGACGGCTGCTGACGAGCGGGCAGTGGAGGGAGGCCGTGCTGCTCACCCAGTGGGAGGTGGCGCGCAAACGCGCCGGCGTGGGCGGTGGCACGATGATGACGGCGCAGTCGGCGCCGTGGTTCACGTTCTCCTTGGAGAGCCGCGTGCCGGCGTGGGCATTCTCACCGCAGCCGAGCGTGGACGGGGGAGTGCTCTCGGTCGCGCGGCGCGGTTCACCACTCGTTCCAGTTTCCGAGCGGAGGCCGTATGAGGCCTTCGTGCGAGCGGTGTTCACCGGCCGGGGATCCTCTCTCACTGCGGTGGTGGCGTCCGCCGCCCAGATCCCGAGCTCCCGCGCACGACGTGCCGTGGCAGACGCCGGGGCCGACGGGCGGCGTCTTGCTCGCGATCTGCGCCCCGAGCACTGGGCTGCGCTCTGGCAGCATGTCTCGCGACGATGA